The sequence GCTCTTCATCGTCGGGCTGGAACTGGCACCGGCGCGCCTCATGCGCCTACGGCAGGCAATCTTTGGCCTGGGCATGAGCCAGGTGGTGTTGTGCGGTATCGCGCTATTCCTGCTGATCATGGCGACAACCAATTTCACGCTGGCGGCATCGATTGCCATTGGCCTGCCGCTGGCGCTCTCCTCCACCGCGCAGGTGCTGCCGATGCTGCAATCCTCCGGCAGGCTGAACACGCCGACCGGGGAGAAAGCCTTCTCGATCCTGCTGTTTCAGGATCTCTCGATCATTCCGCTTCTGACCATCATCGCGGCGCTTTCGCGCGCGCCTCAGGACGAAGGCGGCCCGTCCGGATGGATGACCGCATTCTACGCGATACTGGCTATCGGCGGACTGATCCTGGCCGGCAAATATCTGTTGCAGCCGCTGCTCAAGGTGATCGGCCGGATTGCCGAGCGGGAACTGTTCATCGTCGCCGGTCTGGTGGCCGTCCTCGGTGGCGCAACGCTGATGGAATTTATCGGGCTTTCGCCGGCCCTTGGCGCGTTTATCGCCGGGGTGATGCTCGCCAATTCGCCTTATCGGCACGAGCTGGAAGCCGATATCGATCCGTTCCGCTCGCTGCTGCTCGGCTTCTTCTTCCTCGCTGTCGGCATGATGCTGGACGTCAATGTCGTACTCGAAAACCCCGGCTTCGTGCTTGGCGCGGCGATTGTGCTGGTTGCCGTCAAGATCGCGATCATATTCGGGCTGGGCAAGCTGTTCGGCATGGAAACCAATCCGGCGCTGGCGATGGGCATGTTGCTCAGCCAGGGCGGAGAATTCGGCTTTGTACTGTTCTCCGAAGCCGAAAAGGCGCTGCTGATCGAACCCGAGGCCAGCAGCCTGTTCGGTGCGATCATCACGATTTCCATGGCCACGACACCCTTCCTGATGCTGCTCGCGCGCCGGTTCAGCAATGGTGGTACCAACTCGTCCACCAATCTCGAAGATCCGGCCAATGCCGACCGGGCGCCGGTGATCGTGGTCGGACAGGGACGGTTCGGACAGACGGTGTCACAAATGTTGATGGCTGCCAAAATTCCGCTGACGCTGATCGACATCAAACCGGAACAGATCGATCTTCACGAACGGTTCGGTGCCAAGGTCTTTTACGGAGACGGGACCCGTATTGACCTCTTGCGACGGGCCGGTGCCGATGACGCGGACGCCATCGTCTTCTGCATGGACGACCAGAATTTCGGCCCGGAACAGGCGCGGGCCATTGTGCAGTCTTTCCCGGAAACCAAGATGTTCGTTCGAGTCTATGACCGCCGCCAGCTGATCGCACTCAAGGGGCTTGGCATCGTCGGGATGAAGCGGGAGATGTTTGAATCGGCGATCCATCTCGCACGCCAGGCCATGTTCGCAATCGATCTGGACAGCAGCCTGATCGAAGAGGTGGAGGAGGAATTCCGTCAGCGCGATTGCGACCGTCTGGAAGCGCAGATGAAATCGGGCGGTGACATGCTCGCCGGTGCGGAACTCAGGTTCGAAAATAATCCGGGACAAAAATCCTGACGATCGGCCTGGCGGCGCTACTCAGGTCGATTCGTCCAGGAAGGCAGCAACGTCATCCAGATCGACGTCCTTGGCGAGGAAGGACTGACCGATACCGTTGGCAAGCAGGAAGGGCAGGGTACCGCCGCTCATTTTCTTGTCGTGCATCATATGGGCGACGAGCCGCTGGCCGGAAGCCCGCACCGAAGCGGTGGACAGGTCGTGTGGCAGATTGACCGCCTGCAAATGGGCTTTGACGCGCTCCGCATCCGCCGGATCGCAATGACCGCGGCGGACCGAATATGCAAAGGCCAGCGCCATGCCGGCAGCCACGGCTTCGCCATGGACCAGCTTGTCGGAAAAGCCCGTCTCGGCTTCCAGCGCGTGACCGAAAGTGTGCCCGAGATTGAGCAGGGCGCGACGCCCGCTGAGTTCCTTCTCGTCTTCGCCGACGATCTGGGCCTTGGCCCCTACGCTGTGGATGATCGCCTTGCTGAGAGCTTCCGGATCGCGGTTCAGGACCTTGCCGCCATTGGCTTCGCACCAGGCGAAGAAAGTGGCGTCGCTGATCAGGCCATATTTGACCACTTCGGCATAGCCGGCGCGCAATTCCCGGTCCGGCAGGCTGTTCAGCACGAGCGGGTCAATCAGCACGAAGCGTGGCTGGTTGAAACTGCCGATCAGGTTCTTGCCGGCTGAACTGTTGATCGCGGTCTTGCCGCCAACACTGCTGTCGACCTGCGCGAGCAGGCTGGTGGGGATCTGGACGAAGCCGCAGCCGCGCTTGACGATTGCCGCGGCAAAGCCGGTGAGATCACCGATAACGCCGCCACCGAGTGCCACCAGCGTATCGGAACGTTCAGCGCCTTCGGCCAAAAGCCAGTCGGTAACCAGTTCAAGCTGCCGCCAGCTCTTGCTCGATTCTCCGGCAAACAGGCTTTTGACGACAAGCGCGATCCCGCTTCCGGCAAAGGCTTGCTGCAATCGCGGCAGCAGATGCGCCTCGACATTTGCGTCCGTCAGGATGAACAGCCGCCGATTGCTGGCAAATTGCTGCAAATGCGTGGCGGCCTGATCCAGAGCCCCCGGCTCGACCAATATGGGATAGCTATGTTCGCCAAGTTCGACGGTGATCTGGGTCAACGCTGTAATGCCTCGATTATCTTTTCAACGGTTATCTCATGGGGCGAATCATTGCCCGTGACATGGATATGCGCGGTGGCATAAACGGGATTCCGGACCGCTGCCAGTTCGGCCAATATCTTTGCCGGATCGCCGGTTTTCAGCAACGGTCTGGTGTTGCGGCGGGCGACGCGCTTCACCAAAGTCTCCAGATCGGCATCCAGCCAGATGGAGATAGCCTTCTCGAGGATCAACGCGCGCGTTTCATCATTCATGAAGGCGCCGCCGCCAGTGGCGATAATCTGCCGTTCGCCCTCCATCAGCCGCGCGATGACGCGCCGTTCGCCGTCGCGGAAATAGTCCTCGCCGAAGCGGCTGAAGATTTCTTCAACCGTCAGTCCGGCGGCCTGTTCGATCTCCTCGTCGGCATCAACAAAACCGAGGCCCAGCCGTTTGGCCAGACGGCGGCCGACCGTCGTTTTGCCCACTCCCATCAACCCGACCAGCACAATCGGCTGATCCGGCACAAAATCCGGTGTTTCACCGGAATTTCCGTCTGATTTGTCGAAAGAGGCTTTTATGTTTTTGTCCATTGGGGCAAAGGCTATACAAGGGTTGGCTACGGGTGCAAATTCCAATGCTGGCTATGCTAGTTTTTTAACTGTTTGAAAGATTGAGTTACATCGATGCCGCGTCAGTTGGTTTTTCTAATTTTGTTTGTTGCAATCCTGATCGGTGCGGCACTGGCCCTTGCTTCGATGGATGTCGAACAACCACTGCAACCGGTTGAAAAGCCGGTAATTGGTGACGATCTGCAATAAGATGAATATGCGGATCAAGCATATTTCTTTGGCCGCTGTCAGTCTCGGCGCGCTCTTTGCGGCGATTCCGGTCTTGGGACAGAATTCTCCGGAATCGCTCCTGCCTCCTGGATTTGGCGAGCCCGCTCCTGCTCCCACCCCGGCCCCAAGGCCCACGCCTCCAAGTCTTCCGACACCCGCCCCTGCACCGATTCCGGCGCGGCCGGTCTCTCCTCCCGCAAGTCAGCCCTCCGGCGACGCCGCCGAGGACCGGAATGTAGAGGAAACCGATCTGGATCGGTCCTTACTGGCGCTGGACGAGAATGGGGAACTCGATCTGAACGCGTTGGATGACGCGCTCCAGCCCCAATATACCCTGTCCGCAGGCGAGCGGCGGTCGATGACGGAAATCGGCGTTCTGACTCCTAAATATAACGGTCTGCCAAAAGACGCTTTCGGACAAGAGGGCGGGCAATATCTGACCAATTTGATCAGAAACCTTCATGGTCCAATCATTTCCCGTTGGGGTTCCATATTGCTTCGCCGCACGCTGCTCAGCAAGGTTGTCAGTCCTGAAAATGTAAATCCGGCGGACTGGGCCGCCGAACGTGCCTGGCGGCTGTTGCTCATGGGTGAAGCCGATGCTGCCCGTTCGCTGGTTTTGAAGGTGGATGGTGGCAACTATACACCACGCCTTTACGAGGTGGCGATGCAGGCGCATCTGGCGACGGCCGACCCTGCTGGCATCTGCCCGCTGGTAGACGGGGGGGCTCGGGTCAGCGATGCGCCGACTTGGATCATGTTCCGGCCGATATGCGCTTCTCTCACCGGGGAGCAGAGCCGTGCGACCAGCCTTTTGCAACAGGCAAGGCGCGACAAGATTGCGACAGGCATTGATTATCTGCTTGCTGAAAAGACAATTGGTGCCGGGTTCGAAGGTCGGCGCGCTGTGACCATTCTTTGGGATGATATAGAATATTTCAACAACTGGCGCTTCGGCCTGGGCGCTGCGACCGGTGTTGAACCGCCGGATCGTCTATATGCACAGGCCGGACGCCATGTGCAGGGCTGGCGCGCGCGAGCACCAATGCTTTCGATCGATTCCCGGATGAAAGCAGCTGATATCGCCGCCGCGATCGGAGTATTCTCGAACCAGGCGATGATTGATCTGTACGCCGCTGCCTATGATGATCCGGAGACCGGTGATGACCGGAAGGCGCTGGCTTCGACATTGCGTCAAGCTTATACCAACGACACCGCACAATCTCGGCTCGATGCAATGCGCGATCTTTGGGGACGCTCCAACGGCTCGCTTACCCGATATTCCGCAAAGATATTGACCGCCCGTGCTGCAGCAAAAATCCCTCCCTCAGCCGCGCTGGGCGACGAGAGTGCCGATCTAATCGCTTCGATGCTTTCTGCGGGTCTTGACCGTAGCGCCGCACGATGGGCCGATATCGTCGATCAAGGGAGCGACGGCTGGGCGCTTTTGGTTGTTGCAACCCCGACGAGAGCGGCACCCGTCACCTATGATGCGCTGGATGATTTTGGCGGCAATGATGAGAGTGACGGGCAATTACGCAGCAAATTCCTGCTGGCTGCGGTCGCTGGACTGGGCAAAGCGGACCAACAGACCATTGACGAATTTGCGGCTGACCTGGATTTGAACCTGGGGCGCACCACGAAGTGGACGAGGGCGATCCAGTCTGCCGCGCGGCGCGGCCAGTCGGGAACGGTGGCATTGCTTGCCGCGGTTGGCATGCAAGGCCGCGACTGGAGCGCCATGTCGCCGTTGCATCTGTTTCACATCACGCAAAGCCTGAAGCAGGTCGGCTTGGAGCCAGAAGCGCGGATGATTGCAGCCGAAGCCCTGACGCGGACCTAGGCTTTGCTTTGACCACGATCAGGTCTATTCGGGCATGTTATGAGCGATGATGCCAATCTGATCGAACGATTTCTGGAGATGCTTGTGGCGGAAGCCGGTGCATCGCAACACACTTTATCGGCTTATCGCACAGATCTGCAGCAAGCATCGGAATTGACCGGCGGACGATTGTCCAGCGCGAATCGCGAAATGATCACGAGATTGCCGTCCCACTGGCGCAAGCTGCAGAATAGCACGGTGGCCCGGAAATCTTCCAGCCTGCGGCGCTTCTTCGGCTTTCTCGTGGAGGAAGGCTTTCGCGTCGATGATCCTTCCGATGCTCTTCCGACGCCGGGACTTGTCCGGTCCTTGCCGAAGACCCTGTCGCACGCCGAGGTCGCGGCATTGTTCCAGCTGATTGCGGATGGGTTGAAGAGCGAACCAGTCAAACCGTCGGTGGTCAGGCTTTCCGCGATTATGGAACTGCTTTATGGCTCTGGGCTCAGGGCAAGCGAACTTGTCGGTTTGCAGCGATCAGCGATTGTCGGCGACAAGCCCTTTCTGATCATTAGGGGCAAAGGCGACAAGGAACGGCTGGTGCCGATTTCCCATCAGGCCCGGAGCGCCGTCCGACGGTGGGCTGAACTTGTTGATTCCCGGGAGAAATGGCTTTTTCCTTCGCGAACGGGCCATATCAGTCGGGTCAGGCTGTTCCAGATCATCAAGGATCACGCTGCCCGGTCCGGGATAAACCCCACGAAGATCAGTCCGCATGTATTGCGCCATGCTTTTGCTACTCATTTGTTGGAGGGTGGTGCAGACTTGCGGGCCTTGCAGACGCTGCTCGGGCACAGTGACATAAGCACCACGCAAATCTATACGCATATCGACAGTGCCCGTCTGGTTGAATTGGTGAATAATCGTCATCCATTGAACCAGCTGGATCTCGCGCGTTGACGTTTTGCCTGTCCGGTTCTAACTCGTTTTCATGACATCTTATCTCGATTTTGAAAAACCGATCGCCGCCCTGGAAGCCCGAATTCTGGAACTCAGGGATACGGCTGACGAAGGCTCTCTTGATATCGAAACGGAAATCGAGAAGCTGCAGGTCAAATCTGCCAAAATGTTGAGCGACACTTATGCGAAATTGTCGCCTTGGCAAAAGACGCAGGTCGCGCGTCATCCGGAGCGTCCGCATTTCAAGGATTTTACCGCGGGTCTGTTCGACGAGTTCATTCCGCTCGGCGGTGACCGGAATTTTGGTGACGATCAAGCCATCATTGGCGGCTTCGCCCGATTGGGAGACCGCCGACTGGTAGTGATTGGCCATGAAAAGGGTGATAATACCGAAAGCCGCTTGCGGCATAATTTCGGGATGGGCAAACCGGAGGGATATCGCAAGGCGATCCGCCTGATGGATATGGCGGATCGTTTCTCGCTTCCCGTCCTGACGCTGGTTGATACATCCGGGGCTTTCCCAGGCGTGTCGGCCGAAGAACGGGGGCAGGCCGAAGCTATCGCTCGTTCAACAGAAAAATGCCTTTCGCTCGGCGTTCCCATGGTGGCCATCATCGTCGGTGAAGGCGGCTCTGGTGGTGCTGTTGCTTTGGCTGCGGCGGAAAGAGTGCTGATGTTCGAGCATGCTGTTTATTCCGTCATTTCTCCGGAAGGCTGCGCCTCAATTCTCTGGCGCACGGGAGACAAGGCCGATGTCGCCGCAGATGCCATGCAGATCACGGCGCAGAATCTCAAGAAACTGGGCGTTGTCGACCGGATCGTCGACGAGCCGGTAGGTGGCGCGCACCGCAACCGGACCCTGGCTATCGCATCGCTTGGTCGGGCGATTGAGGAAGAGTTTGAGCAGCTCGGAAAGCTTGATCGCGAAGAGCTGAGGCGGCTGCGGCGCGAGAAATTCCTGGAAATCGGGGCGCTTTGAGCAAGAGAATGTAGGTTCTGCGTCGTTCACGGCGTACGAAACGTCATTTTACAAGAGGAACTCTTTACCAGTTGATCAGTTCTTATACACTGCGACCATGAGGAGCTGGATATGAGACAATTTTCGACAAAACTAATGAGTGCTGCTGGCGTTATTGCGCTCGTCGCTTGCACAGGTAGCGGTGCGGACGCCGGTGCTGTCAACTCGGCGGGCAGCCAGGCTGGCGAGGCGCGGTCGATTTCGGCGGCGGAAAAACAGAAAGGCGCGGAAGCCCATCCGCAATTGCTGGAGGAATTCGGCGGCGCATATACAGGACCACAGGTCGGCTATGTTGTCGGCGTGGGACAAAATATAGCCGTCCAGTCAGGGCTCGGCAACGCGCGAAGCGATTTCACCGTTACGCTGTTGAACAGTCCAGTAAACAACGCATTCGCGATTCCGGGAGGTTATGTCTATCTTACCCGGCAGTTGATGGCGTTGATGAACGATGAAGCAGAAATGGCTGGCGTTCTCGGACATGAAGTTGGTCATGTTGCCGCGCGGCATAGTGAAAAACGCCAGAAAGCAGCGACGCGGAACAGCATTTTGGGGGTTTTGGGCCAAATCGGCTCGCAGATATTGTTGGGGGATTCCTCGCTCGGCCGCATTGGCCAGGAAATTTTCGGGACCGGCAGCCAGCTTCTGACGCTGAAATATTCCCGCAAGCAGGAATATGAGGCGGACGATCTGGGTATCCGCTATCTGGCATCGGCCGGATATGATCCGCAGGCCCTGTCATCCATGCTATATTCGCTGGCAGCACAATCCGCGATCGACGCGCGCGCGGCCGGCCGCGATGCCCGGAGCGCCCCCGAATGGGCCAGCACCCATCCCGACCCGGCACGCCGGGTGACGCGTGCGGCGACCAATGCAAGCAAGCTGACCCGCAGCGGCGGGGTCCGCAACCGCGACCAGTTTCTGCAAAATCTCGATGGTATTCTCTACGGCGATGATCCGAAGCAGGGGGTGATCGAGGGGAACAGCTTCCTCCACCGCGATCTCAAGCTGAAATTCACCGTCCCGAACGGCTTCTCGATGCAAAATGGCGCGCGCGCGGTCTCGATCTCGGGCTCCGGCGGGCAAGGCCAGTTTACCACCGGCGCCTATAACGGGAATATGACCAGCTATATCGATACGGCGTTCAAGAGCCTTGCGGGCGAAGGAAAAACCATAGCCTATGGCAATATCGAGAGAACCACGGTCAACGGGCTGCCTGCAGCTTATGCAATGGCGCGGGTGGACAGCAGCAATGGCCAGGTCGATGTGACCGTATTTGCTTATGAATTTTCAAAAAGCAGCGCGTTTCATTTTGCCACGATCGCCCCGGCCGGAAGCGCCGCGGTCTTCTCGCCCATGTATCAGAGTATCAACCGGCTTTCCGCCAATGAGGCTGCCGCAATCCGGTCCCGCAAGGTTGATGTCGTCACGGTGAAAAGCGGCGACACGATCTCGAGCCTTTCGTCGCGCATGGCCTATAGCAATTATCAGCAGGACCGGTTCCTGGTGCTGAATCGGCTAAACGCGAATGACGGGTTGCGCGTCGGTCAGAAGGTGAAGATCATCACTTATTGATCGCCACGTGCCGGCTGATGCCGACTTATTGCGTCAAGCTGGTTTCTTCGGGCACAAAAAAAGACGGCAGCCGCAAGGCTGCCGTCCTCTTTGCTTGGTTAATCCGAAGATTAGCCAGCCATCGAGTTATCGACTTCTTTGAAGGTGTTGCTGAGGGTGTTACCCAGCTGACCCATTGCAACGATGGCTGCAACAGCGATCAGAGCAGCAATCAGGCCATATTCAATAGCCGTTGCGCCTTCTTCATTCTTGAACATTTTACGTACGAATTTCATGTCTGGTCTCCTAGATTTGACAAACTTCACTTACCCTATTGGATCCAATTCACATCCAATGTTCAACAACTTAAACCAAAAACCTTACCAAGATTTTAAGTCCGAAAACACAATTACGAAACGTCGGTTACCTCGTTGGCAACGTCATCCCACATACCGACCGTCCTGTTGGCGACACCGGCAATCGAAACAAGCACGGTCAGTGCTATGAGAGCCAGTATCAATCCATATTCAACAGCCGTTGCGCCCTTGTCGGAAAGATATATTTTTTTCAAAAAATCAAACATGTCTCTCTCAACGCGGATAAAGTTCTGCTAAGTCGTGAACATCCCCCGTTTCACAGAAATGGATTAACAAAATCCTTACATCGCATAAAATAATGGAAAAAATCCCGACATTGCTGTTTGTCGTCGCCGCTGCACTGGTCGACCGGAATGGCAGAATTCTGGTGCAGAAGCGCCCCGAAGGCAAGCCGATGGCGGGGCTCTGGGAGTTTCCCGGCGGCAAGGTTGAAAGAGGCGAGACTCCGGA comes from Sphingorhabdus sp. YGSMI21 and encodes:
- the aroB gene encoding 3-dehydroquinate synthase — its product is MTQITVELGEHSYPILVEPGALDQAATHLQQFASNRRLFILTDANVEAHLLPRLQQAFAGSGIALVVKSLFAGESSKSWRQLELVTDWLLAEGAERSDTLVALGGGVIGDLTGFAAAIVKRGCGFVQIPTSLLAQVDSSVGGKTAINSSAGKNLIGSFNQPRFVLIDPLVLNSLPDRELRAGYAEVVKYGLISDATFFAWCEANGGKVLNRDPEALSKAIIHSVGAKAQIVGEDEKELSGRRALLNLGHTFGHALEAETGFSDKLVHGEAVAAGMALAFAYSVRRGHCDPADAERVKAHLQAVNLPHDLSTASVRASGQRLVAHMMHDKKMSGGTLPFLLANGIGQSFLAKDVDLDDVAAFLDEST
- a CDS encoding Flp family type IVb pilin codes for the protein MFDFLKKIYLSDKGATAVEYGLILALIALTVLVSIAGVANRTVGMWDDVANEVTDVS
- a CDS encoding Flp family type IVb pilin — encoded protein: MKFVRKMFKNEEGATAIEYGLIAALIAVAAIVAMGQLGNTLSNTFKEVDNSMAG
- a CDS encoding tyrosine recombinase, which translates into the protein MSDDANLIERFLEMLVAEAGASQHTLSAYRTDLQQASELTGGRLSSANREMITRLPSHWRKLQNSTVARKSSSLRRFFGFLVEEGFRVDDPSDALPTPGLVRSLPKTLSHAEVAALFQLIADGLKSEPVKPSVVRLSAIMELLYGSGLRASELVGLQRSAIVGDKPFLIIRGKGDKERLVPISHQARSAVRRWAELVDSREKWLFPSRTGHISRVRLFQIIKDHAARSGINPTKISPHVLRHAFATHLLEGGADLRALQTLLGHSDISTTQIYTHIDSARLVELVNNRHPLNQLDLAR
- a CDS encoding shikimate kinase, encoding MDKNIKASFDKSDGNSGETPDFVPDQPIVLVGLMGVGKTTVGRRLAKRLGLGFVDADEEIEQAAGLTVEEIFSRFGEDYFRDGERRVIARLMEGERQIIATGGGAFMNDETRALILEKAISIWLDADLETLVKRVARRNTRPLLKTGDPAKILAELAAVRNPVYATAHIHVTGNDSPHEITVEKIIEALQR
- a CDS encoding M48 family metalloprotease gives rise to the protein MRQFSTKLMSAAGVIALVACTGSGADAGAVNSAGSQAGEARSISAAEKQKGAEAHPQLLEEFGGAYTGPQVGYVVGVGQNIAVQSGLGNARSDFTVTLLNSPVNNAFAIPGGYVYLTRQLMALMNDEAEMAGVLGHEVGHVAARHSEKRQKAATRNSILGVLGQIGSQILLGDSSLGRIGQEIFGTGSQLLTLKYSRKQEYEADDLGIRYLASAGYDPQALSSMLYSLAAQSAIDARAAGRDARSAPEWASTHPDPARRVTRAATNASKLTRSGGVRNRDQFLQNLDGILYGDDPKQGVIEGNSFLHRDLKLKFTVPNGFSMQNGARAVSISGSGGQGQFTTGAYNGNMTSYIDTAFKSLAGEGKTIAYGNIERTTVNGLPAAYAMARVDSSNGQVDVTVFAYEFSKSSAFHFATIAPAGSAAVFSPMYQSINRLSANEAAAIRSRKVDVVTVKSGDTISSLSSRMAYSNYQQDRFLVLNRLNANDGLRVGQKVKIITY
- a CDS encoding monovalent cation:proton antiporter-2 (CPA2) family protein translates to MESETHMADLLLGGFVMLGAALVMVLIFRRFGIGAVLGYLIAGVLIGPHGFQLISNARTILEFSEIGIILLLFIVGLELAPARLMRLRQAIFGLGMSQVVLCGIALFLLIMATTNFTLAASIAIGLPLALSSTAQVLPMLQSSGRLNTPTGEKAFSILLFQDLSIIPLLTIIAALSRAPQDEGGPSGWMTAFYAILAIGGLILAGKYLLQPLLKVIGRIAERELFIVAGLVAVLGGATLMEFIGLSPALGAFIAGVMLANSPYRHELEADIDPFRSLLLGFFFLAVGMMLDVNVVLENPGFVLGAAIVLVAVKIAIIFGLGKLFGMETNPALAMGMLLSQGGEFGFVLFSEAEKALLIEPEASSLFGAIITISMATTPFLMLLARRFSNGGTNSSTNLEDPANADRAPVIVVGQGRFGQTVSQMLMAAKIPLTLIDIKPEQIDLHERFGAKVFYGDGTRIDLLRRAGADDADAIVFCMDDQNFGPEQARAIVQSFPETKMFVRVYDRRQLIALKGLGIVGMKREMFESAIHLARQAMFAIDLDSSLIEEVEEEFRQRDCDRLEAQMKSGGDMLAGAELRFENNPGQKS
- a CDS encoding acetyl-CoA carboxylase carboxyltransferase subunit alpha, producing the protein MTSYLDFEKPIAALEARILELRDTADEGSLDIETEIEKLQVKSAKMLSDTYAKLSPWQKTQVARHPERPHFKDFTAGLFDEFIPLGGDRNFGDDQAIIGGFARLGDRRLVVIGHEKGDNTESRLRHNFGMGKPEGYRKAIRLMDMADRFSLPVLTLVDTSGAFPGVSAEERGQAEAIARSTEKCLSLGVPMVAIIVGEGGSGGAVALAAAERVLMFEHAVYSVISPEGCASILWRTGDKADVAADAMQITAQNLKKLGVVDRIVDEPVGGAHRNRTLAIASLGRAIEEEFEQLGKLDREELRRLRREKFLEIGAL